A window of Castanea sativa cultivar Marrone di Chiusa Pesio chromosome 1, ASM4071231v1 contains these coding sequences:
- the LOC142616876 gene encoding protein FAR1-RELATED SEQUENCE 5-like gives MDFEPLNIENEVMEFDASGSMEDDTATLDVENHDDDYERDYNDESFESSNPSMSNVLLTHNGEEPNLEPYEGMEFDSEQAARIFYNSYARRIGFSTRVSVYQRSRRDGSIICRQIVCSREGFRREGGENRSKRQRTITRVGCKAQMTVKKQSSGKWAVSKLVKEHNHELVPPDKVHCLRSHRHVSGPARSLIDTLQAAGMGPSGVMSVLIKESGGINNVGFTKVDCQNYMSSSRQRSLGSGGQIVFDYLKQMQAEDPDFFCAVQGDFEILTGNIFWADPNSRMNYNYFGDTVTFDTTYRTNRYRVPFAPFTGWNHHGQPVLFGCALLLNESESSFVWLFQTWLAAMSGRYPISITTDQDRIIRAAIVQVFPETRHRFCKWNVLREAQEKLSDVYHARPNFEVEFQKCINVTETIDEFESCWESLLQRYDLGDNEWLQSMYTARHQWVPVYLRDTFFGEMSINQGSDNINSYFDGYINASTNVQVLIKQYEKAIATRYEKEVKADYDTINTLPVLKTPSPMEKQAANLYTRKIFMIFQEELVETLAYPATIIDDTGSETMYRVAKFGEDHKTHFVRFNIFEKKASCSCQMFEFAGIICRHILAVFRVTNVLTLPTHYILKRWTRNAKSGVLLDQCTLGLPSDSQESSAARYDNLRQEAIKYVEEGAESVPIYNVAMAALQEAAKKVAAAKKHGSGVHQSALDNGSPQLQSYSLDQDKEIQALTAELENASQQCEAYRAKLSAVLKNLEEQKLKISVKVQNVRLNLRS, from the exons ATGGATTTTGAACCGCTGAACATTGAAAATGAGGTTATGGAATTTGACGCTAGTGGTTCTATGGAAGATGACACTGCCACACTAGACGTAGAAAACCACGATGATGACTATGAAAGAGATTACAATGATGAATCATTTGAGAGTTCTAATCCTAGTATGTCTAATGTGCTCTTGACCCACAATGGGGAAGAACCCAATCTTGAACCTTATGAGGGTATGGAATTTGATTCCGAACAGGCTGCGAGAATTTTCTATAACTCGTATGCCCGGCGTATTGGTTTTAGTACCCGGGTCAGTGTTTACCAGCGTTCACGCCGTGATGGCTCCATCATATGCCGTCAAATTGTGTGTTCCCGTGAAGGGTTTCGTCGCGAGGGAGGTGAAAATAGGTCTAAGAGACAGCGGACGATTACTAGAGTTGGGTGTAAAGCACAGATGACTGTGAAGAAGCAGAGTTCTGGGAAATGGGCTGTGTCAAAACTCGTCAAGGAACATAATCATGAGCTTGTGCCCCCCGATAAGGTGCATTGCCTCCGGTCACATAGGCATGTATCTGGCCCTGCTCGAAGCCTGATTGATACTCTTCAAGCGGCTGGGATGGGCCCTAGTGGGGTGATGTCTGTGTTGATCAAAGAATCTGGTGGAATTAACAATGTTGGTTTTACTAAAGTTGATTGCCAGAATTATATGAGTAGTAGCAGGCAGAGGAGTCTAGGGAGTGGGGGTCAGATTGTTTTTGACTATTTGAAGCAGATGCAGGCTGAGGATCCTGATTTCTTTTGTGCAGTCCAGggtgattttgaaattttaacaggAAACATTTTCTGGGCTGATCCAAATTCAAGAATGAATTATAATTACTTTGGAGACACTGTTACATTTGATACAACATATAGAACTAATCGTTACCGAGTTCCTTTTGCTCCATTTACAGGGTGGAATCATCATGGACAGCCTGTATTGTTTGGGTGTGCATTACTCCTTAATGAGTCAGAGTCCTCATTTGTTTGGCTATTCCAAACTTGGCTAGCTGCAATGTCTGGTCGCTATCCCATCTCAATCACGACAGACCAAGACCGGATCATACGGGCAGCAATTGTGCAAGTGTTTCCTGAAACCCGTCACCGATTTTGTAAATGGAATGTGTTAAGGGAAGCTCAAGAGAAGTTGTCTGATGTGTATCACGCACGTCCTAATTTTGAAGTGGAGTTCCAGAAGTGCATCAATGTGACAGAGACAATCGATGAGTTTGAGTCATGTTGGGAGTCCCTTCTTCAAAGATATGATCTTGGGGATAATGAATGGCTTCAGTCAATGTATACTGCTCGCCACCAATGGGTCCCAGTATATCTACGGGACACATTCTTTGGGGAGATGTCAATTAATCAAGGAAGTGATAACATAAACTCATACTTTGATGGCTATATAAATGCATCAACTAATGTTCAGGTGCTGATTAAGCAGTATGAAAAGGCAATTGCCACTCGGTATGAAAAAGAAGTAAAGGCAGATTATGATACGATTAATACTTTACCAGTTCTAAAAACACCATCTCCCATGGAAAAACAAGCAGCAAATCTTTACACAAggaaaatatttatgatattccAAGAAGAATTGGTTGAAACTCTTGCTTACCCTGCAACTATAATTGATGATACAGGATCAGAAACTATGTACCGGGTAGCAAAATTTGGGGAAGACCACAAAACGCACTTTGTTAGGTTCAAcatttttgaaaagaaagccAGTTGTAGCtgtcaaatgtttgaatttgcaGGTATTATATGTAGGCACATATTAGCAGTATTTAGAGTAACCAATGTTTTGACACTTCCAACTCATTATATCTTGAAACGGTGGACAAGAAATGCAAAAAGTGGGGTTTTGTTGGATCAGTGCACTCTTGGATTGCCTAGTGATTCTCAAGAGTCATCTGCTGCTCGTTATGACAATCTACGACAAGAAGCCATCAAATATGTAGAAGAAGGGGCTGAATCTGTGCCTATTTATAATGTGGCGATGGCTGCTCTTCAAGAGGCTGCAAAGAAGGTTGCTGCAGCCAAGAAGCATGGTTCTGGGGTTCATCAGAGTGCACTGGATAATGGGAGTCCACAGCTTCAGTCTTATTCCTTG GATCAGGACAAGGAAATTCAGGCATTGACTGCTGAGTTGGAGAATGCAAGTCAGCAATGTGAAGCATATCGAGCAAAACTGTCAGCTGTTTTGAAAAACTTGGAAGAACAGAAGCTAAAGATATCAGTTAAGGTTCAGAATGTGAGGCTCAATCTAAGAAGTTAA